The Celeribacter marinus genome window below encodes:
- a CDS encoding DUF2161 domain-containing phosphodiesterase → MSKNATKPKESDLYLPVKAFLEGLGYEVKAEIKDADVMGRRGDEPPVIVELKLGFSLILLHQGVARQRITDQVYLAVPRWSGRAGWKAFKANVGLAKRLGLGVISVDLGAGPTVHAVQVHADPAEFKARKVKARKDSLLKEFNAREGDPNLGGVRGARVTAYRQAAEKCREYLAQNGPSKGADVAKATGIEKATTIMRMDHYGWFVRDSSSGNRGVYGLTELGGAA, encoded by the coding sequence ATGAGTAAGAATGCGACAAAGCCCAAAGAGAGCGACCTGTACCTGCCTGTGAAAGCCTTTCTTGAGGGGCTTGGCTATGAGGTAAAGGCGGAAATCAAAGACGCGGATGTTATGGGGCGGCGTGGTGACGAGCCGCCGGTGATTGTCGAGTTGAAGCTCGGGTTTTCACTGATCTTGCTGCACCAAGGCGTTGCGCGCCAACGGATCACCGATCAGGTCTATCTCGCCGTGCCGCGGTGGTCGGGGCGCGCCGGATGGAAAGCGTTCAAGGCCAACGTGGGACTTGCCAAACGTTTGGGCCTCGGGGTCATCTCCGTCGATCTGGGCGCGGGGCCAACGGTGCACGCCGTGCAGGTCCACGCCGACCCCGCCGAGTTCAAGGCCCGCAAGGTAAAGGCCCGCAAAGACAGCCTGCTCAAAGAGTTTAACGCGCGCGAGGGTGACCCTAACCTTGGCGGCGTGCGCGGCGCACGGGTAACGGCCTACCGTCAAGCGGCGGAGAAATGCCGCGAGTATTTGGCGCAGAACGGCCCAAGCAAAGGCGCGGACGTGGCAAAGGCCACAGGCATCGAGAAAGCCACAACCATTATGCGGATGGATCATTATGGGTGGTTTGTTCGCGATTCCAGTTCAGGCAACCGTGGTGTCTATGGTCTGACCGAATTGGGCGGGGCGGCGTAG
- a CDS encoding co-chaperone GroES: MAFKPLHDRVVVRRTEGDEKTSGGLIIPDSAKEKPSEGEIVSVGEGARKDSGELIAPAVKAGDRVLFGKWSGTEITVEGEELLIMKESDILGIIA; this comes from the coding sequence ATGGCATTTAAACCGCTTCACGACCGCGTTGTTGTTCGCCGCACCGAAGGCGACGAAAAAACCTCTGGTGGCCTCATCATTCCAGATAGCGCCAAAGAAAAGCCCTCCGAAGGCGAGATTGTCTCCGTTGGTGAGGGCGCACGCAAAGACAGCGGCGAGCTGATCGCACCTGCCGTAAAAGCAGGCGACCGCGTCTTGTTTGGCAAATGGTCCGGCACAGAAATCACCGTTGAGGGCGAAGAGCTTCTCATCATGAAAGAGTCCGACATTCTCGGTATCATCGCTTAA